In one window of Leptospira sp. GIMC2001 DNA:
- the corA gene encoding magnesium/cobalt transporter CorA: MIRILEYDSQTNSPICTDNYPLNSIPNRNNRIWIDIQSITDEETKYLSDNFLLHPLALEDTRNLNQRPKIEDYDEHSFIVLHTIHFIKPNSLRIREIHFFFNEHYLITIHQHSDPTIESIWQRNAQGEFCVLKNGIDFILHLLCDQIVDSSFPVLDGLSKEIAKLESSLWKENGNNLIENMILIKRSLLRMRRTLSPQRDVFQYLARYDSKYISEKVRFYFRDIFDHLIRIHESIELERDLLGNLLDAYFSLVSQKTNETVKKLTLVSFIFLPLTFVTGFFGMNFEAIPFANPKLFYGSLFVIGALPIGFLIYFWKKKYF; this comes from the coding sequence ATGATTCGAATTCTAGAATACGACAGTCAAACGAATAGTCCAATATGCACTGATAACTATCCTTTAAACTCTATTCCGAATAGGAATAATAGAATCTGGATAGATATACAATCCATAACTGATGAAGAAACGAAATACCTATCCGATAATTTTCTTCTTCATCCACTTGCACTCGAAGATACTAGAAATTTAAATCAAAGACCCAAAATAGAAGACTATGATGAACATAGTTTTATAGTATTGCATACAATTCATTTTATCAAACCAAACTCTCTTAGAATTCGAGAGATCCATTTTTTCTTCAACGAACACTATCTTATTACGATTCACCAACATTCCGACCCGACAATCGAATCCATTTGGCAACGCAATGCCCAAGGTGAATTTTGTGTTCTAAAAAATGGAATTGATTTCATACTACATCTACTCTGTGATCAGATTGTAGATTCCAGTTTCCCTGTATTGGATGGTCTATCCAAAGAAATTGCAAAGCTAGAATCATCTTTGTGGAAAGAGAATGGAAATAATTTAATTGAAAATATGATTCTAATTAAGCGGTCTTTGCTTCGAATGCGCAGAACTCTATCGCCTCAAAGAGATGTTTTCCAATACCTTGCAAGATATGATTCTAAGTATATATCAGAAAAAGTTAGATTCTATTTTCGAGATATTTTTGATCATTTGATTCGAATTCATGAATCGATCGAGTTGGAACGGGATCTATTGGGCAATTTACTGGATGCTTATTTTTCTCTTGTATCGCAGAAAACGAACGAAACTGTAAAAAAATTAACTCTAGTTTCCTTTATTTTCCTTCCACTAACGTTCGTTACAGGTTTTTTTGGCATGAACTTTGAAGCGATTCCATTTGCAAATCCTAAATTATTTTATGGAAGCCTTTTCGTGATTGGAGCACTTCCGATAGGATTTCTAATCTATTTTTGGAAGAAGAAATATTTTTAA
- a CDS encoding thiolase family protein produces MKVNQKIILAAPARTPFAQIGKALAKYEGHHLGRLVGAEVMKRSGLKPSDIDGVIVGEGFASAPNSARVIANLLGLPMEIPCITLANNCVSGLEAVAEATRRILLDEGKVFLVIGEESQTSMPFVVKNARLNKKTNSLDSLKKLLPDNLPEDVQLRDTLEDGLGDGETSFGMQVTAEILAQNYGLSREIQDKVAFESFKRAFEATGEGKYKPYIMEMTDDEGNKLQADEAVLLREGLVKNPTRMGRAMLMFENPQMKFDQFKEKYKSYLKKTHGPTLSIFNASPRSDGAAGLIVASADKAKELGLNALATISGFKMKGVDPNLMGLGQAEATIALLDEIGEKIENIDIIEIHEAFAATAVAALEEIKARTGLDWEKKFDDKKINPNGGSIAIGHPFGATGVRLLHNAFMDFEENPSVKKVLVTACAHGGIAGSMVVERA; encoded by the coding sequence ATGAAAGTTAATCAAAAAATTATATTAGCTGCACCTGCGAGGACTCCATTCGCGCAGATCGGAAAAGCACTTGCAAAGTATGAAGGTCATCATCTTGGTCGCTTGGTTGGTGCTGAAGTAATGAAGAGGAGTGGTTTGAAACCATCTGACATCGACGGCGTTATTGTTGGTGAAGGATTTGCGAGCGCTCCAAATTCAGCTCGAGTAATAGCAAATCTATTGGGCCTTCCAATGGAGATTCCTTGTATAACTCTTGCGAACAATTGTGTATCAGGACTGGAAGCAGTTGCTGAAGCCACTCGTCGAATTCTGTTAGATGAAGGAAAAGTTTTTCTTGTGATCGGAGAAGAATCCCAAACTTCCATGCCATTTGTTGTTAAGAATGCAAGACTTAACAAAAAGACAAATAGCTTAGATAGTTTAAAGAAACTTTTACCTGACAATCTTCCTGAAGATGTTCAACTTCGTGATACCTTGGAAGATGGCTTGGGTGATGGTGAAACAAGTTTTGGTATGCAGGTAACAGCAGAAATCTTGGCTCAAAACTATGGGCTCAGCCGTGAGATTCAAGATAAAGTAGCATTTGAATCTTTCAAGCGTGCATTTGAAGCAACAGGCGAAGGCAAATACAAACCTTATATCATGGAAATGACAGATGACGAAGGCAATAAATTGCAAGCTGACGAAGCAGTTCTGTTACGCGAGGGCTTGGTAAAGAATCCGACACGTATGGGACGAGCTATGCTGATGTTTGAAAATCCGCAGATGAAGTTTGATCAGTTCAAAGAAAAATATAAAAGTTATCTTAAGAAAACTCATGGTCCAACTCTATCGATATTCAATGCAAGTCCAAGATCAGATGGCGCGGCTGGACTTATTGTTGCATCGGCTGATAAAGCAAAAGAACTTGGACTCAATGCACTTGCGACAATTTCTGGTTTTAAAATGAAAGGTGTTGACCCAAATCTTATGGGACTTGGTCAAGCTGAAGCGACGATAGCTTTGTTAGATGAGATTGGTGAGAAAATAGAAAATATAGATATTATCGAAATACATGAAGCCTTTGCAGCAACTGCAGTGGCTGCACTCGAGGAAATCAAAGCCCGAACTGGTTTGGATTGGGAGAAAAAATTCGATGATAAAAAAATCAATCCCAATGGTGGGTCAATTGCAATTGGACATCCTTTTGGTGCAACAGGAGTTAGGTTGCTCCACAATGCATTCATGGATTTTGAAGAGAATCCGTCCGTGAAGAAAGTTCTTGTGACTGCTTGTGCACATGGCGGAATTGCAGGATCAATGGTGGTAGAGCGAGCTTAA
- the mazG gene encoding nucleoside triphosphate pyrophosphohydrolase, whose amino-acid sequence MIFLDIGECMQDYANQNWELSDICNKKDSIHSMDRLRKIMEILRSENGCPWDKVQTHDSLIPCLLEESYEVVDAIEMNDFVGIKEELGDLLFQSVFHARLAEEQNLFSIDDVIHGIADKLVRRHPHVFASTQGVDSPEQVVTQWEAIKLEEKRMKAEERKKIDGRLRSLESDATSELLLSHINEPTLDSILDSVPSALPAIQKADKIQSKVSKVGFDWEKWQEPIEKLWEEVSELKNELDHLKNFHSNSSDAKIKIKDLPSDLIGRIESEMGDVLFSIVNVARHLKLDAETSLRKTNEKFSKRFRYIERASSEMGKSLNDMNLKEMDELWNQAKKLESKLV is encoded by the coding sequence ATGATTTTTCTGGATATAGGTGAATGTATGCAAGACTATGCCAATCAGAATTGGGAATTATCCGATATTTGTAACAAAAAAGATTCAATCCACTCGATGGATCGACTCCGTAAAATTATGGAGATTCTTCGTAGTGAGAATGGGTGTCCATGGGATAAAGTTCAAACGCATGATTCATTAATTCCTTGCTTACTTGAAGAATCGTATGAAGTCGTAGATGCTATTGAGATGAACGATTTTGTTGGCATCAAAGAAGAATTAGGTGATCTTTTATTCCAATCAGTTTTTCATGCAAGGCTTGCGGAAGAACAGAATCTTTTTTCGATTGATGATGTGATCCATGGAATTGCTGACAAGTTGGTTCGTAGGCATCCTCACGTTTTTGCTTCAACCCAAGGTGTAGACTCGCCCGAACAAGTTGTAACACAATGGGAAGCGATAAAGCTTGAAGAAAAGCGAATGAAGGCAGAAGAAAGAAAAAAGATCGATGGTCGTTTACGATCATTAGAAAGTGATGCTACTTCAGAATTGTTGCTATCTCATATTAATGAACCAACATTAGATTCTATATTGGATTCAGTTCCGTCTGCTTTACCTGCAATTCAAAAGGCAGACAAAATTCAATCCAAGGTTTCCAAAGTAGGATTTGATTGGGAAAAATGGCAAGAACCCATTGAAAAATTATGGGAAGAGGTTTCTGAGTTGAAGAATGAATTGGATCACTTGAAAAATTTCCATAGCAATTCATCGGATGCGAAAATCAAAATCAAGGATCTTCCTTCTGATCTGATTGGTCGAATTGAAAGTGAAATGGGTGATGTTCTGTTCTCGATTGTCAATGTTGCAAGACATTTGAAACTGGATGCCGAAACTTCTCTAAGAAAAACCAATGAAAAGTTTTCAAAACGTTTTCGATACATTGAGAGAGCAAGCTCTGAAATGGGTAAATCACTGAATGATATGAATCTTAAAGAAATGGATGAGTTATGGAACCAAGCCAAAAAACTAGAATCCAAACTAGTATAA